The Candidatus Methylomirabilota bacterium genome includes a region encoding these proteins:
- a CDS encoding amidase has protein sequence MDVVFESAKSLASLIRRRKIGCLELLDLYIARMEKYNPRINAIITTDLDAARKRARAADAALRKSQPWGPLHGVPMTIKESYDVTGMPTTWGVPALKGNLPAKNALTVDRLLDAGVIIFGKTNVPIYLADYQSYNEIYGTTNNPWDVTRSPGGSSGGSAAALAAGLTGLEAGSDIGSSIRNPAHYCGVYGHKPSYGVVPPRGQALPGKIAQGDINVVGPMGRSADDLALGLAAMAGPDEIDAEGWRLELPPPRRRALRDFKVAIMLTDPVSEVDAEVQDRIQAVADFLARRRAKVSDRARPDVDTAESHRIYIQLLRSATSGRLTPAEFEAEREAVARLAPGDESYYARMIRANTLAHRDWLATNEARHQLRWKWAEFFREWDVLICPVAATAAFPHDHVGERYQRTITVNGRRVPTVDQLFWAGLSGVVFLPGTSAPAGFTPGGLPVGVQIVGPQYGDRTTIELARLLEREFQAFVPPPGFA, from the coding sequence ATGGACGTCGTATTCGAGTCGGCCAAATCCCTCGCGTCGCTCATCCGGCGGCGGAAGATCGGCTGCCTGGAGCTGCTGGACCTCTACATCGCGAGGATGGAGAAGTACAACCCGCGCATCAACGCGATCATCACCACCGACCTCGACGCCGCCCGCAAGCGCGCCCGCGCCGCCGACGCGGCGCTGCGCAAGAGCCAGCCGTGGGGGCCGCTGCACGGCGTACCCATGACGATCAAGGAGTCCTACGACGTCACCGGCATGCCCACCACGTGGGGCGTGCCCGCGCTCAAGGGGAATCTCCCCGCCAAGAACGCGCTCACGGTGGACCGGCTGCTCGACGCCGGCGTGATCATCTTCGGCAAGACCAACGTGCCGATCTACCTCGCGGACTACCAGAGCTACAACGAGATCTACGGCACCACCAACAATCCCTGGGACGTCACGCGCTCCCCCGGCGGCTCCTCGGGCGGCTCCGCCGCCGCGCTGGCCGCGGGCCTCACCGGGCTCGAGGCGGGCAGCGACATCGGCTCATCGATCCGCAACCCTGCCCACTATTGCGGCGTGTACGGCCACAAGCCGAGCTACGGCGTGGTGCCGCCGCGCGGCCAGGCCCTGCCGGGCAAGATCGCCCAGGGCGACATCAACGTGGTGGGCCCCATGGGCCGCAGCGCAGATGATCTCGCGCTGGGCCTCGCCGCGATGGCCGGTCCGGACGAGATCGACGCGGAGGGCTGGCGGCTCGAGCTGCCGCCGCCGCGGCGCCGCGCGCTGCGCGATTTCAAGGTCGCGATCATGCTCACCGATCCCGTCTCCGAGGTGGACGCGGAGGTGCAGGACCGCATCCAGGCGGTGGCGGACTTCCTCGCGCGGCGCCGCGCCAAGGTGAGCGACCGCGCGCGCCCCGACGTGGACACCGCCGAGTCGCACCGCATCTACATCCAGCTCCTGCGCTCGGCGACCTCGGGGCGTCTCACGCCCGCGGAGTTCGAGGCGGAGCGGGAGGCGGTCGCGCGCCTGGCCCCGGGCGACGAGTCGTACTACGCGCGCATGATCCGCGCCAACACGCTCGCCCACCGCGACTGGCTCGCCACCAACGAGGCCCGCCATCAGCTCCGCTGGAAGTGGGCGGAGTTCTTCCGCGAGTGGGACGTACTGATCTGCCCGGTCGCCGCCACCGCCGCCTTCCCCCACGATCACGTGGGCGAGCGCTACCAGCGGACGATCACCGTCAACGGCCGGCGCGTGCCGACCGTCGACCAGCTCTTCTGGGCGGGCCTCTCGGGCGTGGTGTTTCTCCCCGGCACGTCGGCACCGGCCGGCTTCACGCCGGGCGGCCTGCCCGTGGGCGTGCAGATCGTGGGCCCCCAGTACGGCGACCGCACCACCATCGAGCTGGCGCGGCTGCTGGAGCGGGAGTTCCAGGCCTTCGTGCCGCCGCCCGGCTTCGCGTGA